From the Paludisphaera mucosa genome, one window contains:
- a CDS encoding rhomboid family intramembrane serine protease: protein MGIYDREYYRGEKSGPAWFGGTAPWCTALILINVAVFLIERAFHVDPAFVRDWLAASPEGIFQKGRVWELLTATFLHDQRTLWHIFGNMLFLWFVGREMESLYGSRDFLAFYLASAIVSTLCWAVVQAFTSGPSYMIGASGAVMAVLTLYTLYYPRREILFILVPMPMWLVLTIYLVWPMVVDGRGGPVAFESHLAGAAFALAFKHFDLRWSRLTAGRIGRPRLKVVTPPRYESTRPRTPVPTRSAGETVGALAPSANVLPAEQLDARLDEVLAKIAREGGDGLTDEERGVLQEASRRARDRRSDRH, encoded by the coding sequence ATGGGGATTTACGACCGCGAGTATTATCGTGGCGAGAAGAGCGGTCCCGCCTGGTTCGGGGGGACGGCCCCCTGGTGCACCGCGCTCATCCTCATCAACGTGGCCGTCTTCCTGATCGAGCGCGCCTTCCACGTCGACCCGGCCTTCGTCCGCGACTGGCTCGCCGCCTCGCCCGAGGGGATCTTCCAGAAGGGCCGGGTCTGGGAGCTGCTGACGGCCACCTTCCTGCACGACCAGAGGACCCTCTGGCACATCTTCGGGAACATGCTGTTCCTGTGGTTCGTGGGCCGGGAGATGGAGTCGCTCTACGGCAGCCGCGACTTCCTCGCCTTCTACCTGGCCTCGGCGATCGTCAGCACGCTCTGCTGGGCCGTCGTGCAGGCCTTCACGTCCGGCCCGAGCTACATGATCGGTGCCTCCGGGGCGGTCATGGCCGTGCTGACGCTCTACACCCTCTACTACCCGCGCCGCGAGATTCTGTTCATCCTCGTGCCGATGCCGATGTGGCTCGTGCTGACGATCTACCTCGTCTGGCCGATGGTGGTCGACGGTCGGGGCGGCCCGGTGGCGTTCGAGTCGCACCTCGCCGGCGCGGCCTTCGCCCTGGCCTTCAAGCACTTCGACCTCCGCTGGTCGCGGCTGACGGCCGGGAGGATCGGCCGACCCCGCCTCAAGGTCGTCACGCCGCCGCGCTACGAGTCGACCCGGCCGCGCACCCCCGTGCCGACGCGTAGTGCGGGCGAGACGGTCGGGGCCCTGGCGCCGTCCGCCAACGTCCTGCCCGCGGAGCAACTCGACGCCCGGCTCGACGAGGTCCTCGCCAAGATCGCGCGCGAGGGGGGCGACGGGCTGACGGACGAGGAGCGTGGGGTCCTTCAGGAAGCCAGCCGACGCGCCCGCGACCGCCGGAGCGACCGTCACTGA
- a CDS encoding sulfatase-like hydrolase/transferase, translating into MRRGRYAWIAATVSTLAAWALSVDPASAADRPPNILLIVADDLGWGDVGFNGRTEWATPRLDRLASEGVVLKRCYAAAPICAPSRGAFLTGKYTIHSGVARNSDDLPAEQTTIAEALRPSGYATGLFGKWHHGRPRAGAKDFVHPLDQGFDEFFGYTDATAAWEKFPKQLWKARQKVPVAGYVDDLFTDQAIDFLDRRREKPFFLYVAYVATHFTIAAPADEVEKHRGKLPEPKPDQALSAAYAGMVTRLDANVGRLVDRIESLGLSNDTLVVFASDNGATFEAGNLGVSSAVDSNRPFRGQKRTLWEGGIRIPAFARWPGRIPAGGVSQEVTGLIDLLPTFAAAAGAAVDPSWRVDGLNVLPAWLGRGEVPGRTLFWEWRDEGAEQVAAMRGDFKLVVTRGGKPELYHVASDPAERRDVAAEHPELAGGIKKDLDAWLRTGGD; encoded by the coding sequence ATGAGACGAGGTCGTTACGCCTGGATCGCGGCGACGGTGTCGACGCTGGCCGCCTGGGCCCTGTCCGTCGACCCGGCGTCCGCCGCTGATCGGCCGCCCAACATCCTCCTGATCGTCGCCGACGACCTCGGATGGGGCGACGTGGGCTTCAACGGCCGGACCGAGTGGGCGACCCCGCGTCTCGATCGGCTCGCCAGCGAAGGGGTCGTGCTCAAGCGTTGCTACGCCGCAGCGCCGATCTGCGCCCCCAGTCGCGGGGCCTTCCTCACCGGCAAGTACACGATCCACTCGGGCGTCGCCAGGAACAGCGACGACCTGCCGGCCGAGCAGACGACCATCGCCGAGGCCCTCAGGCCGTCGGGCTACGCCACCGGCCTGTTCGGCAAGTGGCACCACGGCCGCCCCCGGGCGGGCGCCAAAGATTTCGTCCACCCGCTCGACCAGGGCTTTGACGAGTTCTTCGGATACACCGACGCCACTGCGGCCTGGGAAAAATTTCCCAAGCAGCTGTGGAAAGCGCGTCAAAAAGTGCCCGTGGCGGGCTACGTCGACGACCTGTTCACAGACCAGGCGATCGATTTCCTGGATCGGCGCCGCGAGAAGCCGTTCTTCCTCTACGTCGCCTACGTCGCGACCCATTTCACGATCGCCGCGCCGGCCGACGAGGTCGAGAAGCACCGCGGGAAGCTCCCGGAGCCGAAGCCCGACCAGGCGCTCTCCGCGGCCTACGCCGGCATGGTCACGCGGCTCGACGCGAACGTCGGGCGGCTCGTCGACCGGATCGAGTCGCTGGGCCTGAGCAACGACACGCTGGTCGTCTTCGCGAGCGACAACGGCGCTACATTCGAGGCCGGCAATCTCGGCGTGAGCTCCGCGGTCGACAGCAATCGGCCGTTCCGGGGCCAGAAGCGGACGTTGTGGGAAGGTGGTATCCGGATCCCGGCCTTCGCCCGCTGGCCCGGACGGATCCCGGCCGGGGGCGTCTCGCAGGAGGTTACCGGCCTCATCGACCTGCTGCCCACGTTCGCCGCCGCGGCCGGAGCGGCCGTCGATCCTTCCTGGCGTGTGGACGGCCTGAACGTCCTGCCGGCCTGGCTGGGTCGCGGGGAGGTGCCGGGTCGCACGCTGTTCTGGGAATGGCGGGACGAAGGGGCCGAGCAGGTCGCCGCGATGCGGGGGGATTTCAAACTGGTCGTCACGCGGGGGGGGAAGCCCGAGTTATACCACGTCGCGAGCGACCCGGCGGAGCGCCGGGACGTCGCGGCCGAACACCCGGAGTTGGCCGGCGGGATCAAGAAGGATCTCGACGCGTGGCTCCGCACCGGGGGCGATTGA
- a CDS encoding trypsin-like peptidase domain-containing protein, producing the protein MKMRSASIMLVAGSLGVGLGVGFQIGRGGGVLSAQVGAPAPALDGPVNPSVRKVGLVEANDAKVYDELVREYDRFKHVDRMFELVSQAVRPTVVHIVTQKTTRHEEGQRVRKFEETGSGVIVRSDKAPGLFVLTNHHVIEGGKSNRIRVFLHDGRSIIPETVWSDVMADIAVLKLDRDDLPAARLGDSDAAQIGSWVLALGSPFGLTHSVSQGIISARSRHMDELQDVENQDFLQTDAAINPGNSGGPLVNMLGEVVGINNSIASSHGGNEGVGFSIPINLARWIMNELIVHGRVARGGLGVVLDPDFRPEKAVERGLDRPRGALIERVSPDSPASRAGVRDGDVVLQFGGAAILDLNHLINAVSMSPIGQPADLVVWRDGREAKLQVTVADRERTLGPPVDRTEAARQGRSKDRPVGPTSLALGLELMSLDGDLAVGHGLPKSSRGALVVAVEAESPFAPLCRVDDVISAINDQPIQTAEEAVRFLAHEDAAPLIISLDRATNGRVERHVIRVP; encoded by the coding sequence ATGAAGATGCGGTCGGCCTCGATCATGCTTGTGGCGGGCTCGCTGGGCGTGGGCCTCGGCGTCGGGTTCCAGATCGGCCGCGGGGGCGGGGTCCTCTCGGCCCAGGTCGGCGCGCCAGCTCCGGCGCTGGACGGGCCGGTGAATCCGTCGGTCCGAAAGGTCGGCCTGGTCGAGGCCAACGACGCCAAGGTCTACGACGAGCTGGTGCGCGAGTACGACCGCTTCAAGCACGTCGACCGCATGTTCGAGCTGGTCTCGCAGGCGGTCCGGCCGACGGTCGTCCACATCGTCACCCAGAAGACGACCCGGCACGAGGAGGGCCAGCGCGTCCGCAAGTTCGAGGAGACCGGCTCGGGCGTGATCGTCCGCAGCGACAAGGCCCCGGGCCTCTTCGTGCTGACGAATCACCACGTCATCGAGGGCGGCAAGAGCAACCGGATCCGGGTCTTCCTCCACGACGGTCGGTCGATCATCCCCGAGACGGTCTGGAGCGACGTCATGGCGGACATCGCCGTGCTCAAGCTCGACCGCGACGACCTTCCCGCGGCGCGATTGGGCGACAGCGACGCCGCCCAGATCGGCAGTTGGGTGCTGGCCCTGGGGAGCCCGTTCGGCCTGACCCACTCGGTCAGCCAGGGGATCATCAGCGCCCGCAGCCGCCATATGGACGAGCTTCAGGACGTCGAGAACCAGGACTTCCTCCAGACCGACGCCGCGATCAACCCCGGCAACTCGGGCGGGCCGCTCGTCAACATGCTGGGCGAGGTCGTCGGCATCAACAACTCGATCGCCAGCAGCCACGGCGGCAACGAGGGGGTCGGCTTCAGCATCCCGATCAACCTCGCCCGCTGGATCATGAACGAGCTGATCGTCCACGGCCGGGTCGCCCGGGGCGGCCTCGGCGTGGTCCTCGACCCCGACTTCCGGCCCGAGAAGGCCGTCGAACGCGGGCTCGATCGGCCTCGAGGCGCCCTCATCGAACGGGTCAGCCCGGACTCGCCGGCGTCGCGGGCGGGCGTCCGCGACGGTGACGTCGTGCTCCAGTTCGGCGGGGCCGCGATCCTTGACCTGAATCACCTGATCAACGCCGTCTCCATGTCGCCGATCGGCCAGCCCGCCGACCTGGTCGTCTGGCGCGACGGCCGGGAGGCGAAACTGCAGGTCACCGTCGCCGATCGCGAGCGCACGCTGGGGCCGCCCGTCGATCGGACCGAGGCCGCCCGCCAGGGCCGGTCCAAGGACCGCCCGGTCGGGCCCACGAGCCTGGCGCTGGGGCTGGAGCTAATGAGCCTCGACGGCGACCTGGCCGTCGGCCACGGCCTGCCCAAATCGTCCCGCGGGGCCCTGGTGGTGGCCGTCGAGGCCGAGAGCCCGTTCGCGCCCCTCTGCCGGGTCGACGACGTCATCTCGGCGATCAACGACCAGCCGATCCAGACCGCCGAGGAGGCCGTGCGGTTCCTCGCCCACGAGGACGCCGCGCCGCTCATCATCAGCCTCGACCGCGCGACGAACGGCCGCGTCGAGCGCCACGTGATCCGGGTCCCCTGA
- a CDS encoding FAD:protein FMN transferase gives MNRRDLMRLRRLGSETPRGTAEAPGATDLLRIHRPGMGSAFEIRLGARVPGAVELAGRALDRVEALEVQLTIYSDDSEVSRLNRTAHAGPVAVESGLFALLERARALSEWSGGAYDVTAGALSQAWGFVRGPRRVPSEAERTEALARSGWRKLRLDRERRTVAFDVEGMVINLGSIGKGFAIDRAVDVIRSHWLPTSALVHGGRSSLFALGSPPGRFADRWEIALRNPFDDETPLGVFRVRNRAIGTSGGAFQRFEADGRTYGHILDPRTGEPAAGPASVTVLAPDAAEADALSTALYVMGPEAARDLVARRPEVGVVFVEEGPADRSPRVVAMGLGPGDYASS, from the coding sequence GTGAATCGTCGCGACCTCATGCGGCTGCGGCGGCTGGGCTCGGAGACGCCCCGCGGCACCGCCGAGGCCCCCGGCGCGACCGACCTGCTCCGCATCCACCGCCCGGGAATGGGCTCGGCCTTCGAAATCCGCCTCGGCGCCCGCGTCCCCGGCGCCGTGGAACTGGCCGGCCGCGCGCTCGACCGGGTCGAGGCCCTGGAAGTCCAGCTCACGATCTATAGCGACGATTCCGAGGTCAGCCGCCTCAACCGCACGGCCCACGCCGGCCCGGTCGCGGTCGAATCCGGCCTCTTCGCCCTCCTCGAACGCGCCCGCGCCCTCTCGGAATGGAGCGGAGGGGCCTACGACGTCACGGCGGGCGCCCTGTCCCAGGCCTGGGGTTTCGTCCGCGGCCCCAGACGCGTGCCATCCGAGGCCGAACGGACCGAGGCCCTGGCTCGGTCGGGCTGGCGCAAGCTGCGGCTCGACCGCGAACGGCGGACCGTCGCGTTCGACGTCGAGGGGATGGTGATCAACCTCGGCAGCATCGGCAAGGGGTTCGCGATCGACCGCGCGGTCGACGTTATCCGGAGCCACTGGCTGCCGACCTCGGCGCTGGTGCACGGCGGCCGGTCGAGCCTCTTCGCGCTGGGGTCGCCGCCGGGACGGTTCGCCGACCGCTGGGAGATCGCCCTGCGGAACCCGTTCGACGACGAGACGCCCCTGGGCGTCTTCCGCGTCCGGAACCGCGCGATCGGCACCTCGGGCGGCGCCTTCCAGCGGTTCGAGGCCGACGGCCGGACCTACGGCCACATCCTCGACCCCCGCACCGGTGAGCCGGCCGCGGGGCCGGCGAGCGTGACCGTCCTCGCCCCCGACGCCGCCGAGGCCGACGCGCTCTCGACGGCCCTGTACGTGATGGGACCCGAGGCCGCCCGCGACCTGGTCGCCCGCCGCCCCGAGGTCGGAGTCGTGTTCGTGGAGGAGGGCCCGGCCGACCGCAGCCCGCGCGTCGTCGCGATGGGGCTCGGCCCCGGCGATTACGCCTCCTCTTGA
- a CDS encoding STAS domain-containing protein produces the protein MPPADRINITEVDGVKVVRFQDRQLFDERTVREVADQIAAKLPNDGKPIRLVLDFSEVGLISSTLLSKLILLQRRIDGSHGKLRLCELSPVLQQVFRTSNLDRLFGVDRDLRSSMEILRA, from the coding sequence ATGCCCCCAGCAGACCGGATCAACATCACGGAGGTCGACGGGGTCAAGGTCGTCCGCTTCCAGGACCGTCAGCTGTTCGACGAGCGCACCGTGCGCGAGGTCGCCGACCAGATCGCCGCCAAGCTGCCCAACGACGGCAAGCCGATCCGGCTGGTCCTCGACTTCAGCGAGGTCGGCCTCATCTCCAGCACCCTGCTGAGCAAGCTCATCCTCCTCCAGCGGCGGATCGACGGCTCGCACGGCAAGCTCCGCCTCTGCGAACTTTCGCCCGTCCTCCAGCAGGTCTTCCGGACGTCGAATCTCGACCGCCTCTTCGGCGTCGATCGCGACCTGCGGTCCTCGATGGAAATCCTCCGCGCCTGA
- a CDS encoding GNAT family N-acetyltransferase encodes MDARPTSNFSIRDAAAADLDAIVDFNGRLAHETEDKVLDPAILRDGVARALADPDRLRYWIAADRDGRVIGQTAITREWSDWRNGWLWWLQSVYIDAEHRGQGVFKALYRRIRDEALAAGDVIGIRLYVEDENHRARDAYRALGLDEAGYTVLEELWMERSQPDGRRHNGS; translated from the coding sequence ATGGACGCCCGCCCGACCTCGAACTTCTCGATCCGCGACGCCGCGGCCGCCGACCTCGACGCCATCGTGGACTTCAACGGACGGCTCGCCCACGAGACCGAGGACAAGGTCCTCGACCCCGCGATCCTCCGCGACGGCGTCGCGCGCGCCCTCGCCGATCCCGACCGCCTCCGCTACTGGATCGCGGCGGACCGCGACGGCCGGGTGATCGGCCAGACGGCGATCACCCGTGAGTGGAGCGACTGGCGCAACGGCTGGCTCTGGTGGCTGCAGAGCGTCTACATCGACGCCGAACACCGGGGCCAGGGCGTCTTCAAGGCCCTCTATCGGCGTATCCGCGACGAGGCCCTGGCCGCCGGCGACGTCATCGGCATCCGCCTCTACGTCGAGGACGAGAACCATCGCGCCCGCGACGCGTACCGGGCCCTGGGCCTCGACGAGGCCGGCTATACGGTCCTCGAAGAGCTGTGGATGGAACGCTCCCAGCCCGACGGCCGGCGTCACAACGGTTCGTGA
- a CDS encoding RNA recognition motif domain-containing protein — translation MGKKLYVGNLTYGVANTDLEQLFSQYGTVQSAQVITDRETGRSKGFGFVEMDTDAEAQEAIRALHDQEHNGRRLTVNEARPREPRSGGGGGGYGGGGGGGGYGGGGGGSRGGGGYGGGGGRGRGDYGGGGRY, via the coding sequence TTGGGCAAGAAATTGTACGTCGGGAACCTGACCTACGGGGTCGCCAACACCGACCTTGAGCAGCTCTTCTCCCAGTATGGGACGGTCCAGAGCGCTCAGGTTATCACCGACCGCGAAACCGGTCGAAGCAAGGGCTTCGGTTTCGTCGAGATGGACACGGACGCTGAGGCGCAAGAGGCCATCCGGGCCCTGCACGACCAGGAGCACAACGGGCGGCGGCTCACCGTCAATGAAGCCCGGCCTCGCGAACCCCGCTCGGGCGGCGGTGGCGGCGGTTATGGCGGCGGCGGCGGTGGCGGCGGCTACGGTGGGGGCGGCGGCGGCTCGCGTGGCGGTGGTGGTTACGGCGGCGGCGGCGGCCGCGGTCGTGGCGACTACGGCGGCGGCGGCCGTTATTGA
- a CDS encoding STAS domain-containing protein: protein MVTKKTNMTDEAFTIERHGDVTVITATPALEKLSFRLEEQAAELILEPIKRQDDPLIVFDLSRVNYFGSMFLALLIRTWKLASANGGSMALSGVTPRTRELLRVTSLDIVWPIYDTRNEAIAALELD from the coding sequence ATGGTCACCAAGAAAACCAACATGACCGACGAGGCCTTCACGATCGAGCGTCATGGCGACGTGACCGTCATCACGGCGACCCCCGCGTTGGAGAAGCTGTCGTTCCGCCTGGAAGAGCAGGCCGCCGAACTGATCCTCGAGCCGATCAAGAGGCAGGACGATCCCCTGATCGTCTTCGACCTCAGCCGGGTCAACTACTTCGGGTCGATGTTCCTGGCGCTCCTGATCCGCACCTGGAAGCTGGCCTCCGCCAACGGCGGTTCGATGGCGCTCTCGGGCGTGACCCCGCGGACCCGCGAGTTGCTCCGGGTGACCTCGCTCGACATCGTCTGGCCGATCTACGACACCCGCAACGAGGCCATCGCCGCCCTCGAGCTCGACTGA
- a CDS encoding PilZ domain-containing protein, which translates to MSTQKKPIEEIVGRSRRGGGPHISLERRQEPRLPAVDYRIWVGRWSSLREFATVAARVENISRGGVRLLTTEPFVESDDVWLRLASPEYDGCVCAEVLRVSATGDGDYLSRLRFYEPCPDPFFDVVTKGLRDCGASNVGDDSSTGIADEGA; encoded by the coding sequence ATGTCCACGCAGAAAAAGCCGATCGAGGAGATCGTTGGCCGGTCCAGGAGGGGGGGAGGCCCCCACATCTCGCTGGAGCGTCGGCAGGAGCCGAGGTTGCCGGCCGTGGATTACCGGATCTGGGTGGGCCGCTGGAGTTCGCTGCGGGAGTTCGCCACGGTGGCCGCGCGGGTCGAGAACATCAGCCGCGGGGGCGTCCGACTCCTGACGACCGAGCCGTTCGTGGAATCCGACGACGTGTGGCTCCGGCTCGCGAGCCCCGAATACGACGGCTGCGTCTGCGCGGAGGTGCTGCGGGTCTCGGCGACGGGGGACGGCGATTATCTGTCCCGACTCCGCTTCTACGAGCCGTGCCCGGACCCCTTCTTCGACGTCGTGACCAAGGGGCTGCGGGACTGCGGGGCGTCGAACGTCGGCGACGATTCGTCCACCGGGATCGCCGACGAAGGAGCCTGA
- the trpD gene encoding anthranilate phosphoribosyltransferase, giving the protein MEASETLTTAIETLAAGRPLDAGETRRAVEAILDGRVGDVETAAFLTALHIKGETGDELLGAVQAIRERMIPFDAGRVDAIDTCGTGGDRAGTVNISTGAAVVVAACGVPVVKHGNRAASGKSGSSDVLMELGVSVEADPAVLRSALDELGVAFLFAPRFHPGLRGVAPIRRRLPFRTVFNLVGPLCNPASPPLQLVGVPDPGNARRMAEVLARTPTTRRAAVVRGADGLDEVTLSGPTEVLLVENGRISSLAWRPDDFGLPETSADGLGVDGPAESASLLRQAFAGEPGPVRLYLLANAAAALWTAEGVSLRDAVARAAEALDSGRAARLLERWAIRTHEPL; this is encoded by the coding sequence ATGGAAGCCTCCGAAACGCTCACGACGGCGATCGAAACCCTGGCCGCGGGTCGTCCTCTGGACGCTGGGGAGACTCGGCGGGCGGTCGAGGCGATCCTCGACGGCCGGGTCGGCGACGTCGAGACCGCGGCCTTCCTGACCGCCCTGCACATCAAGGGCGAGACGGGCGATGAACTGCTCGGGGCCGTTCAGGCGATCCGAGAACGGATGATCCCGTTCGACGCGGGCCGGGTCGACGCGATCGACACCTGCGGCACGGGCGGCGACCGCGCCGGAACCGTGAACATCTCGACCGGGGCGGCCGTGGTCGTCGCCGCCTGCGGGGTCCCGGTGGTCAAGCACGGCAACCGCGCCGCGTCGGGGAAGTCGGGCAGCTCCGACGTCTTGATGGAACTCGGCGTGTCGGTCGAGGCGGACCCCGCCGTCCTTCGTTCGGCGCTCGACGAGCTTGGCGTCGCCTTCCTCTTCGCCCCTCGGTTCCATCCCGGCCTGCGGGGGGTCGCCCCGATCCGCCGCCGGCTCCCCTTCCGAACCGTCTTCAACCTGGTGGGGCCGCTCTGCAACCCGGCCTCGCCGCCGTTACAGCTCGTGGGCGTGCCCGACCCCGGCAACGCCCGCCGGATGGCCGAAGTCCTGGCGCGGACGCCGACGACCCGCCGCGCGGCCGTCGTGCGCGGGGCCGACGGCCTCGACGAGGTGACCCTGAGCGGCCCGACGGAGGTCCTGCTCGTCGAAAACGGCCGGATCTCGAGCCTCGCCTGGCGGCCGGACGATTTCGGGCTCCCCGAGACGAGTGCCGACGGCCTGGGCGTCGACGGCCCGGCGGAGAGCGCCTCGCTGCTACGCCAGGCCTTCGCGGGCGAGCCTGGCCCGGTGCGGCTCTATCTCCTCGCCAACGCCGCCGCCGCGCTCTGGACGGCCGAGGGCGTTTCGTTGCGCGACGCCGTCGCCCGCGCCGCGGAGGCGCTCGACTCGGGACGCGCCGCCAGGCTGCTGGAACGCTGGGCGATCCGGACTCACGAACCGTTGTGA
- the mobA gene encoding molybdenum cofactor guanylyltransferase — MSEVAAIVLCGGESRRMGRPKADLLFGTETLLARVTRLLSAVARPVVLAAAPDQVLPPTPTSVLLVRDLERGRGPLQGFATGLTAVPPAIEFVYLAAVDSPFFEPAWMDLLLSRIGDHDAAMPLVAGRPNPVAALYRVTPTRVAVESLLAQDVRRLTALSTALRRREVPEVDLRAVDADLRTLANLNTPEDYRRALEGLDERSEEGPRRPVSGPNPRSPRSL; from the coding sequence ATGTCCGAGGTCGCCGCGATCGTCCTGTGCGGCGGGGAGAGCCGTCGCATGGGGAGGCCCAAGGCCGACCTCCTGTTCGGGACGGAGACGCTCCTCGCCCGCGTGACGCGCCTCCTCTCGGCGGTCGCCCGCCCCGTCGTCCTCGCGGCGGCCCCCGATCAGGTCTTGCCGCCGACTCCGACCTCGGTCCTTCTCGTACGCGACCTGGAGAGGGGCCGGGGACCGCTCCAGGGATTCGCGACGGGGCTCACGGCCGTCCCGCCCGCGATCGAGTTCGTCTATCTCGCGGCCGTCGACTCCCCCTTCTTCGAGCCGGCCTGGATGGACCTCCTCCTGAGCCGGATCGGCGACCACGACGCCGCCATGCCCCTGGTGGCGGGACGGCCGAACCCGGTCGCCGCACTTTACCGCGTGACGCCGACCCGGGTCGCCGTCGAGAGCCTGCTGGCCCAGGACGTCCGACGCCTCACCGCGCTCTCCACGGCCCTCCGCCGGCGGGAGGTTCCCGAGGTCGATCTGCGTGCGGTCGACGCCGACTTGCGGACGCTCGCCAACCTCAACACGCCCGAGGATTATCGGCGCGCCCTGGAAGGGCTCGACGAACGGTCCGAAGAGGGCCCTCGACGGCCCGTTTCGGGCCCCAATCCGAGGTCGCCTCGATCGCTTTAA
- a CDS encoding TraR/DksA family transcriptional regulator: MARKDALLRLTSRLIARRDALRKALSGDLEGFRKFSDPGGVGDNVDAAVDSANDEISSRLVEIESRELGQIEHALQRIAAGVYGRCEFCGGKILEPRLNALPYTNSCIDCQRENERLGRDRGMDSDTHRWAKVFSKPADEEGDAPINLSDFEMDFSDSAR; this comes from the coding sequence ATGGCCCGCAAAGACGCTCTGCTTCGCTTGACCTCGCGGTTGATCGCGCGACGGGACGCTCTCCGCAAGGCCCTCTCCGGCGACCTGGAAGGCTTCCGCAAATTCTCCGATCCCGGCGGAGTGGGCGACAACGTCGACGCCGCCGTCGATTCGGCCAATGATGAAATCAGCTCTCGCCTGGTCGAGATCGAGAGCCGCGAGCTGGGCCAGATCGAACACGCCCTCCAGCGGATCGCCGCCGGCGTCTACGGCCGTTGCGAATTCTGCGGCGGCAAGATCCTGGAACCCCGGCTCAACGCCCTGCCGTATACGAACAGCTGCATCGACTGCCAGCGCGAGAACGAGCGGCTGGGTCGCGACCGCGGCATGGATTCGGATACCCACCGCTGGGCCAAGGTCTTCTCGAAGCCTGCGGATGAAGAGGGCGACGCCCCGATCAACCTCAGCGACTTTGAAATGGACTTCAGCGACTCCGCCCGCTGA